The following proteins come from a genomic window of Flavobacteriaceae bacterium MAR_2010_188:
- a CDS encoding LSU ribosomal protein L20P, with protein MPRSVNSVAKRARRKKVLKQAKGYFGRRKNVWTVAKNAVDKAMVYSYRDRRAKKRNFRSLWIMRINAAARLNGMTYSQFMGGLKTSQVGLNRKVLADLAMNHPEAFGALIKKIK; from the coding sequence ATGCCAAGATCAGTAAATTCTGTAGCTAAAAGGGCAAGAAGAAAAAAAGTCCTTAAACAAGCTAAAGGTTATTTCGGAAGACGTAAAAACGTTTGGACAGTAGCCAAAAATGCGGTTGATAAAGCGATGGTCTATTCGTACAGAGACCGTAGAGCAAAAAAGAGAAATTTCCGCTCTTTGTGGATTATGCGTATTAACGCTGCCGCAAGATTAAATGGAATGACATATTCACAATTTATGGGTGGTTTAAAAACTTCTCAAGTTGGCTTAAATCGTAAGGTCCTAGCGGATTTGGCGATGAACCATCCTGAAGCTTTTGGAGCACTAATCAAAAAGATAAAATAG
- a CDS encoding LSU ribosomal protein L35P, whose protein sequence is MPKMKTKSSAKKRFKLTGTGKIKRKHAFKSHILTKKSKKRKLALTHDTLVHDADTNNVKLMLRLK, encoded by the coding sequence ATGCCTAAAATGAAAACAAAATCTAGTGCTAAGAAACGCTTTAAGCTAACTGGTACTGGTAAGATTAAAAGAAAGCACGCTTTTAAGAGTCACATCTTGACTAAAAAGTCTAAGAAACGTAAGCTTGCTCTAACTCATGATACTTTAGTACATGATGCAGACACCAATAATGTTAAACTGATGTTACGTTTGAAGTAA
- a CDS encoding bacterial translation initiation factor 3 (bIF-3): MEIGIYPIRKARDLADEQGLDLVEISPNAAPPVCKVMDYKKFLYEQKKREKALKAKASKVVVKEIRFGPNTDDHDYEFKKKHAEKFLKDGAKLKAFVFFKGRSIVFKEQGQILLLKLAQDLEEFGKVEQMPKLEGKRMIMFIAPKKTK, from the coding sequence GTGGAAATTGGAATCTATCCTATCAGGAAAGCAAGAGATCTTGCCGACGAACAGGGATTAGATCTTGTTGAAATTTCTCCCAATGCAGCACCACCAGTTTGTAAGGTGATGGATTACAAGAAATTTCTGTACGAACAAAAGAAAAGAGAGAAAGCTCTTAAAGCAAAAGCTTCCAAAGTAGTTGTCAAGGAAATCCGTTTTGGACCTAATACAGATGACCATGATTACGAATTTAAAAAGAAGCACGCTGAGAAATTTTTGAAAGATGGAGCTAAGTTAAAAGCTTTTGTCTTTTTCAAAGGAAGGTCAATAGTATTCAAGGAACAAGGACAAATCCTCTTGCTTAAATTAGCACAAGATTTGGAAGAATTCGGTAAAGTAGAACAGATGCCTAAACTTGAAGGAAAGCGAATGATTATGTTCATCGCTCCAAAAAAGACTAAATAA
- a CDS encoding threonyl-tRNA synthetase: MINITLPDGSIKSYDSAITPMDVAKDISEGLARNVISAKYNGKIIEASTPMNEDGSLVLFTWQNDEGKKAFWHSSAHILAQALEELYPGIKLTIGPAIENGFYYDVDLDDKHSISENDFKKIEDKMLEIARGKYEFSMREVSKQQALDYYTKQHNQYKVELIENLEDGTITFCDHATFTDLCRGGHIPNTGIVKAVKLMSVAGAYWRGDEKNTQLTRIYGITFPKQKDLTEYIELLEEAKRRDHRRLGKELELFTFSQKVGQGLPLWLPKGAALRERLENFLKSAQKKAGYEMVITPHIAQKELYVTSGHFAKYGQDSFQPITTPAEGEEFMLKPMNCPHHCEIFNTRPFSYKDLPKRYAEFGTVYRYEQSGELHGLTRVRGFTQDDAHIFCTPDQLDEEFKNVIDLVLYVFNSLGFDNFSSQVSLRDPENPEKYIGTDDHWEKAESAIIRAAEEKGLDYVVETGEAAFYGPKLDFMVKDALGRQWQLGTIQVDYNLPERFDLTYKGSDNELHRPVMIHRAPFGSMERFVAILLEHTGGNFPLWLMPEQVIILSLSEKYEKYSQKVFNLLENNEIRALVDNRNETIGKKIREAEMQKIPYMIIVGENEENEDKISVRQHGGEDLGMISVQRFVQIVEDKINETLKPFNSIKKFN, encoded by the coding sequence ATGATCAATATTACATTGCCCGATGGTTCAATAAAATCCTATGACAGCGCCATTACTCCTATGGATGTGGCTAAGGATATTAGCGAAGGTTTAGCAAGGAACGTTATCTCTGCTAAATATAACGGTAAGATAATCGAGGCATCCACTCCAATGAATGAAGATGGAAGCTTAGTTCTTTTTACCTGGCAAAATGATGAAGGTAAAAAAGCATTTTGGCATTCTTCTGCACATATCCTCGCCCAGGCTTTAGAAGAATTATATCCGGGAATTAAGTTGACCATTGGTCCTGCTATCGAAAATGGTTTTTACTACGATGTGGATTTAGATGATAAACATTCTATTTCTGAGAACGATTTTAAAAAGATTGAAGATAAAATGCTAGAAATTGCGCGAGGCAAATACGAGTTTAGTATGCGCGAGGTTTCTAAGCAACAAGCTTTAGATTATTATACTAAGCAACACAATCAATATAAGGTGGAGCTAATAGAGAATCTTGAAGATGGCACGATCACTTTTTGTGATCATGCAACCTTTACAGATTTGTGCCGTGGTGGACATATCCCCAATACGGGTATTGTGAAAGCCGTGAAGTTGATGTCTGTCGCAGGTGCCTATTGGAGAGGTGATGAAAAGAATACGCAGCTCACCAGAATATATGGTATCACATTTCCGAAGCAAAAAGATTTAACCGAGTATATTGAACTATTAGAGGAAGCGAAACGACGCGACCATAGAAGACTTGGAAAAGAATTGGAATTATTCACCTTCTCACAGAAAGTTGGTCAAGGTTTGCCATTATGGTTACCTAAAGGTGCGGCATTGAGAGAACGATTAGAAAATTTCCTCAAGAGCGCCCAGAAAAAAGCAGGATATGAAATGGTTATAACACCTCATATCGCTCAAAAAGAACTATATGTGACTTCTGGTCACTTTGCTAAATATGGACAAGATAGTTTTCAGCCTATCACTACTCCTGCGGAAGGAGAAGAATTTATGCTGAAGCCGATGAACTGTCCTCATCACTGTGAAATTTTTAATACTCGTCCTTTTTCATATAAGGATTTACCTAAACGATATGCCGAATTTGGTACAGTATATAGATACGAGCAAAGTGGTGAGCTTCATGGATTAACCAGAGTTAGAGGTTTTACTCAGGACGATGCCCACATTTTTTGCACACCAGATCAGCTAGATGAAGAATTTAAAAATGTAATCGACCTTGTCTTATATGTATTTAACTCCTTAGGATTTGATAATTTTTCATCTCAAGTTTCATTGAGAGATCCTGAGAATCCAGAGAAATATATTGGTACGGACGATCATTGGGAGAAAGCAGAATCTGCTATTATAAGGGCAGCCGAAGAAAAAGGGCTGGATTATGTGGTTGAAACAGGAGAGGCCGCTTTCTATGGTCCCAAGCTAGATTTTATGGTAAAAGATGCTTTGGGCAGACAATGGCAGTTAGGAACAATTCAAGTAGATTATAACCTTCCAGAAAGATTTGACCTTACCTATAAAGGGAGTGATAACGAGTTACATAGGCCAGTTATGATACACCGTGCACCATTCGGAAGTATGGAGCGTTTTGTGGCTATACTTCTAGAACATACTGGGGGTAACTTTCCGCTTTGGTTAATGCCAGAACAAGTCATTATATTATCTCTCAGCGAGAAATATGAAAAATACTCTCAAAAAGTTTTTAATTTGTTAGAAAATAACGAAATTCGCGCCCTCGTTGATAATAGAAATGAAACTATTGGCAAAAAGATAAGGGAAGCCGAAATGCAGAAGATTCCTTATATGATTATTGTCGGTGAAAATGAGGAAAATGAGGATAAGATTTCTGTCCGTCAACATGGTGGTGAGGATCTAGGCATGATTAGTGTACAAAGGTTTGTGCAAATCGTTGAAGATAAAATCAATGAAACATTGAAACCCTTTAACAGCATAAAAAAGTTTAATTAA